The Thermococcus henrietii genome segment GCGGCTGGAGTTTTCGCGATAGGCTTCGGAGTCTACACAATAGTTACGGGGATAATGGAGCGCTCGAGGATAGGCGACAAGGGAAAGATAAGGAAGAAGATATTCAGCGCCGACGCGACCTTCGCCGGTTCGTTTGCCCTTGGGGTGGTGGTCTCAACGACGCTCCTGCCCTGTTCCGCCGGCAGTTACCTCGTCTACACAACGATAATAGCGCACGGAAATCGGGCCCTTGCGTTGCTCCTGCTGGCCCTCTACAACGTCATCTTCGTGCTCCCCCTCGTCGTGATACTCCTCGCCATGGGAGGCGTGAGCGAGAGCAAGCGCTTCTCACAGGCGATGGTTAGGCACAGCATGGAGCTCTCCGTCATCGCGGGAATTCTGCTCATCGCGATAGGCGTTTGGGTGTTACTGACCGGTGGAGGCACGTAATTTTGTTCTTTAGCCGAACAGCTCTATGCAGACCCTGCACTCGGCTGGGTTCACCTCGGGGTCTATTTTGGCGTGGAAGGAGCAGACATAGCCCCTACCGAGCATCTTGAGAGCTACCCCGATGAGCCTCATGTGGATGTCGTACTCGCTCGGCCGGAATTCAACTATCTCGTCCGCAAGGTTCTTGAGGTCCTCGTCAATCTCCCTGAACTTTGAAACGTCTATGAGTGCACCTCTGTCCATGTTGAGGTAGCGCGAAACCGCCGACTGGGTGACGTGGAGGAGCTCCGCTATCTCGGTCTGCTTCAGCCCCTTCTCCCGGAGGTGCTCCACGAGGCGTCTTCTGAGGGAGGGGTAAACGTAGCGGGATGCAACCTCAAAGGCGCTGACCTTCATATGCAAAACATGACCCGCGGAATACTTAAGGCTTTTGGTATTTTTGAAAACTTAGTCGGCCTATCCTTGTTGATTTGTAAACCGGGAGCTGGCCTTGTTCTGGATAAAAAATTTAAATCACTTACCATAACATTCATATGACAAGTGTCATAATAAGGAGGTGGAAAGATGGCCGTGAAGGTTCCGAGCAGTGGAAAGGAAGCTGGCGTTCTGATGAGGTGCGACCAGTGTTCGATGAGCCTGCCGGGAGGATGTACCTTCAGAGGAATCTGCGGCAAGGACCCCGACCTGAACTCCCTTCAGGAGGCCCTCATCTACGGAATGAAGGGAACGGCAGCCTACTATTACCACGCCTACGAGCTCGGCTACAATGACGACGAGATCGGCTTCTTCCTGGCTAAAGGCCTCTACTCGACTCTCACCAACGTGAACTTCGACAAGAACCGCTTCCTCGAGCTCATCCTCGAGAACGGCCGTATTCACCTCAAGGCTATGGAGCTCCTAGATAAGGCCTACACCGAGACCTACGGAAAGCCCGAGCCGGTCAAGGTTCCGACCGGAACCGACGAGGGGCACGGAATTCTCGTCACCGGCCACACCTACAGGGCGCTCTACGAACTCCTTAAGCAGATTAGGGAGATGGGCCTCGAGGACCGGATTAGGGTCTACACCCACTCCGAGATGCTCCCGGCCCATTCCTACCCGGAGTTCAGGAAGTTCAAGTCCCTCTACGGCAACTGGGGCGGTTCGTGGGTCTACCAGAGGAAGGAGTTCACCGAGTTCCCCGGGGCAATCCTTGGAACCAGCAACTGCGTCCAGCAACCACCGAAGAGCTACGCCGACAGGATGTTCACCACCGACATAGCGGGCCTTGAGGGCGTTCCCCACCTTGAGAACGACTACGAGCCCCTCATCAAGCGCGCGCTCGAGACGCCGAAGATGGAAAAGAGGGACGACGGCTACATCGTCACCGGTTTCCACCACACCAACGTGCTCCCGCTCATGGACAAGCTTATTGAGCTGATAAACGAGGGCAAGATAAGGCACGTCTTCGTCATAGGTGGCTGTGACGTCCCCAACCCGAAGATGAGCTACTACGAGAAGCTCACCGCGATGGTGCCCGAAGATGCCATAATCCTCTCGGCCGCGTGTGGTAAGTTCCGCTACAACAGGCGCGACTACGGCGAAATCGAGGGAATACCGCGCTTCATGGACTTCGGCCAGTGCAACAACGTCTACTCGATAATCCAGATTGCCGGGGCGCTCGCGAAGGAGCTGGACGTCGGCCTCAACGAGCTCCCGGTCAGCATAGTCCTCAGCTGGATGGAGCAGAAGGCCATCGGAATCCTCTACAGCCTGCTCTACCTCGGAATCAAGGGCATCTACATCGGACCCAAGGCTCCTGAGTTCTTCACGCCGAACGTCTTCGAGACCCTCAGGAAGAAGTTCGACCTCAGGCTCATAAGCGAGCCCGAGGAGGACTTAAAGAGGATGCTCAACTCCACCACTGCTGTGAGCGAGGACTCGCCTCTGCTCGACTGATTTCATGTCTCCCCTTTCTTGTGTTCTTTCATACACATTTCTGCCCAGAAAGACTTAAATATGTCCCTCATGACATTTGTCATGAAGGTGGTATTATGACCGAATTGCTCTCAAACCGCGAGCAGAAGAAAGAAGCCCTGAAGGCCCTTCTCCTCAGGATTCATAACGGTGAGGACGTTAATTCACTTAAGGAGGAATTCCGGGCAGTTCTAAGCTCGATATCTCCCCTTGAAATTCCAATCATCGAGCAGGAGCTCGTGAAGGAAGGCGTTTCCGCTAAGGACATCGCCAAAATGTGCGACCTTCACGTCGAGCTCTTCAGGGAGGCCGTGAAGGGAACGGACGAGGTTGAGGAGAAGGAACTTCCCGAGGGACATCCCCTCTGGGTTCGCTACATGGAGAACAGGGAAATCCTCAAGGACGCGGAGATGCTGAACCTCTACGCGAGAACCCTCGCAACGACAAGAGATGAGCGCATGAGGGAGGAAATCCTCGGAGTTCTGGAGGAGATAGTTGGAAACCTCCGGAAGGTCGGCTTCACCCACTACAACCGCGACGAGATGCTGACGTTTCCCTATATTGAGAGGAGGGGTTTGACGGCCATAGCAACCGTCCTCTGGACAAAACACGACGAGATAAGGTTCATGCTAAAGCACCTTTACGGACTTCTGGCAAGGAGGGAGGAGATGCCCTGGGAGGAGTTCGTTGAGCGCTTCAAGGCGAAAGCCGGCGAGGCATCCTTTGCGCTGAGTGATATGGTCTTCAGGGAGAACAACATCTACTATCCAACCCTCAAGGCCCTCCTCAGCGACGGCGAGTGGAAGGCAGTAAGAATGCAGGACGACGAGATTGGCTACTACAAGGTGAACCCGCCTGAATGGGACCCCGGGGAGGACGTTAAACCGCTCCAGCCCTGGCAAATCAACCCGGAGCTGAGCGCTGAGGAACTGCTAAGCCTTCCACGGGAGGTTCAGCAGGCCCTTAAAGGCCAGCCCCTGGAGTTTGATAAAGGCCAGCTGAGGCGCGAGGGGGACATCGACCTCGGCACCGGTTTCGTGAGCGTCGAGGAGCTTAAGGCTATATTCGAGGCCCTTCCCGTTGACGTTACCTTCATAGACAGGGACGACCGCGTTCGGTTCTTCTCCCCGGGCGAGAGGATATTTACGAGGACACCATCGATTCTCGGACGGCCGGTCCAGCTCTGCCACCCTCCGAAGAGCGTTCACATCGTTAACAAAATCCTGAGGGCCTTCAAGGAGGGCAGAAAAAGGGAGGCAACGTTCTGGCTCAGGCTCGGCCCGAAGTACGTCTACATCAAGTACGTGCCCCTCTTTGACAGGAACGGGAACTACCTGGGAACCCTTGAGATTACGATGGACATCGGAGAGTATAAGAGGATAGAGGGCGAGAAGAGACTGCTCGACTGGAGGGATTAGAACACCCTCGCGTAGCCCCACTTCTTCACGCTCGTGAGGATGGAGGTTTCCGTGCTCTTTATTCCATCTATTGAGCCAAGCTTCTCTACAAGGAAGTCTTCAAGCTCGTGGAGGTCCTTCACCGTCACCTGCATCAGTATGTCGTGGGCTCCGGTCGCTATGCCCAGGACGTCCACCTCGGGAAGCTCCTTAAGCTTTTCAACGGCTTCCTTTATCTTGCTCGGCTCAACGTCCACCGCTATAAAGGCCACTATTGAGTAGCCGGCCTTGAAGGGGTTTATCAGCGCCGCGAACTTCCTTATAACGCCCCTCTCAACAAGCTTTTTAACCCTGAGCCTGACCGTCGATTCCGGCACCTTAAGCCTTCTCGCTATCTCCGAGTAGCTGGCCCTCCCGTCCTCCTGTAGGATATGAAGTATCGCCCTGTCCAACTCATCAAGTCGTTCAATTTCCGCCATTTTGGGCCACCAATTTTAGGTTTTTATGATATTATTTTTAAAGTTTTCTACTAATTTCGCAAAAATTAACCGAAATTCCTATTAATTTCAAACGCATATGGTTAACGGTGGTTCCATGTTGCTGCCCCCAAAAGATGAAGTTATCCAAGGCTATTCGCGCTACATCTCCCGGGCCTCCCACGTAACATACTGGCCGGTCGTGCCATACAAGGCCCAAAACGCCCTCGTCTGGGACGTTGAGGGGAGGGAGTACATAGACTTCCTGAGCGATGCGGCCGTTCAGAACGTCGGGCATAACAACCCGAGGGTCGTTGAGGCCGTCAAAAAGACCGCCGAGAGGTTGCTTCACTTCACCTTCATCTACGGCTTTCCAGTAGAGCCTTACCTGCTCGCTCGGAGGCTCAGCGAGCTTGCCCCGGTTGAGAACGCGAAGGTTGCCTTTGGTCTCAGCGGGAGCGATGCGAATGATGGCGCGATAAAGTTCGCGAGGGCTTACACTGGCAGGAGGGTTGTAATCGGCTACCTTCGGAGCTACTATGGGTCCACTTACGGGGCCATGAGCGTTACCGGTCTTGACTTCGAGGTCCGCTCAAAGGTCGGCCAGCTAAGTGACGTTCACTTCATCCCTTACCCCAACTGCTACCGCTGTCCCTTTGGGAAGGAGCCCGGGAAGTGCCGCATGGAGTGCCTCGAGTACCTCAAGGAGAAGTTCGAGGGGGAGGTGCACGCTGAGGGGGTAGCTGTCCTCTTAGCCGAGCCGATACAGGGCGACGCAGGGATGGTGGTCCCTCCTGAGGGCTACTTCAGGAAGCTCAAAAGGCTCCTCGATGAACACGGTATTCTCCTCGGTGTTGACGAGGTTCAGAGTGGTCTCGGGAGGACAGGCAGGTGGTTCGCCATCGAGCACTTCGGCGTTGAGCCCGACATAATTACCCTTGCGAAGCCCCTTGGCGGCGGGCTTCCGATAAGCGCCGTGATTGGAAGGGATGAGATAATGGACTCAATTCCGCCCCTGGGACATGCGTTCACCCTCTGCGGGAACCCGGTCGCCAGCGCCGCCGCTCTGGCGGTAATCGAGGAAATCGAGGAGCGGAACCTCTTACAGAGGGCCGAAAGACTGGGGAAGAAAGCCAAGGACAGACTGGAGAGAATGAGGAAGAGACACGAGCTCATCGGTGACGTCCGCGGGCTTGGATTGATGCTCGGCGTTGACCTCGTTAAGGACAGGGAAACCAAAGAGAGGGCCTACGACGAGGCCAAGAAGGTCGTCTGGCGGGCCTACGAGCTGGGCCTAATCGTCGCCTTTCTCCAGGGCAACGTGCTGAGGATTCAGCCCCCGCTGACGATAGAGGAGGAACTTCTTGAGGAAGGCCTTGACAGGCTTGAAGAAGCAATCGAGGACGTGGAGGATGGCAGGGTTTCGGATGAAGTCCTGGAAAAGGTGCAGGGATGGTAAAAGAAAGAAAGTCACTCCTTCTTCTCAGCCTTTTCAGCCTTCTCTTCCTTCTTCTCAGCCGGCTTTGATTCCTTCTTCTCGGCAGGTTTGGCAGTCTCTTTCTTTGCAGTGGCCTTGGCGGTGGGCTTGGCTGGAGTGGGCTTCTTGGGCGGCCTTATACCGTAGCCGAGTATCTTGAACTCGAAGACCTCGCCATCGCGGAGGTGGTAGCGGTAGGTCCCATCGCCGAGCTTCTCAATCTTGACAACCGGGAAGCGGTAGTCACCGTACATCTCGTTGAGCTCCCTGACCTTGTCGGGATGAATGGGAACCCAGTTGAAGAGCTCGAGGTCCTCCTCACTGCCGCCGGTTGAAAGGTAGTACGCCTCCGTGAAGCCGAGGGCTCCAGTTGGGCAGACGTCCACACAGAACTGACAGAACGTACAGCGGCCGTAGTCCACCTTCGGGTGGGGCCTCTTCTCCATCTTGCCGTCCACTTCAAGCCATGTCATCTCTATAGCCCTCGCTGGGCATATCTGGCCGCAGAAGTTACAGCCAACGCACTTCTTCCAGTCAAGCGTGTGGAAGCCCCTGTACTTCGGTGCTGGCTCTATCCTCTCCTCCGGTATCTTTATCGTGACGGGTTTTTTGAAGAGGTATTTAAGGCCAAGCCAGGGCTTGACGAATGACTTCTTAATCTTGACCTTCTCCTCACCAACGACTCTCGCGGGCATCGTCATCACCTGTCTATGTCCGGCGGGCAGTTGTCAAGGGTCTTCAATATGACCGGCACGTCCGCCAAGCGAGCTCCCTTTAGAAGCTCCTCGAGCACTGTAACTCCGTGGCTCTGGCTCGGACCGCGGAAGTGGACGCGGTAGGGTTTGTGGGTACCGTTGCTCACCATATAGACACCGAAGTCACCCTTTGTGCTCTCGACGTGGGCGTAAGCGTCTCCCGCTGGGACCTTGAAGCGCGGCAGGTTCTTGAGTTTGGGGTCCTGCACCATGTAGGGC includes the following:
- a CDS encoding cytochrome C biogenesis protein CcdA, encoding MKSEIKALAIILLASFGLSALVLYLLGIPGFIPKFYALAMSDSINPCTFVIYTMLLIAISVREVSRRRLYIIGSAFILAVYFSYYLFGLGLLFLGHYIPLWAAGVFAIGFGVYTIVTGIMERSRIGDKGKIRKKIFSADATFAGSFALGVVVSTTLLPCSAGSYLVYTTIIAHGNRALALLLLALYNVIFVLPLVVILLAMGGVSESKRFSQAMVRHSMELSVIAGILLIAIGVWVLLTGGGT
- a CDS encoding transcriptional regulator → MKVSAFEVASRYVYPSLRRRLVEHLREKGLKQTEIAELLHVTQSAVSRYLNMDRGALIDVSKFREIDEDLKNLADEIVEFRPSEYDIHMRLIGVALKMLGRGYVCSFHAKIDPEVNPAECRVCIELFG
- the hcp gene encoding hydroxylamine reductase, giving the protein MAVKVPSSGKEAGVLMRCDQCSMSLPGGCTFRGICGKDPDLNSLQEALIYGMKGTAAYYYHAYELGYNDDEIGFFLAKGLYSTLTNVNFDKNRFLELILENGRIHLKAMELLDKAYTETYGKPEPVKVPTGTDEGHGILVTGHTYRALYELLKQIREMGLEDRIRVYTHSEMLPAHSYPEFRKFKSLYGNWGGSWVYQRKEFTEFPGAILGTSNCVQQPPKSYADRMFTTDIAGLEGVPHLENDYEPLIKRALETPKMEKRDDGYIVTGFHHTNVLPLMDKLIELINEGKIRHVFVIGGCDVPNPKMSYYEKLTAMVPEDAIILSAACGKFRYNRRDYGEIEGIPRFMDFGQCNNVYSIIQIAGALAKELDVGLNELPVSIVLSWMEQKAIGILYSLLYLGIKGIYIGPKAPEFFTPNVFETLRKKFDLRLISEPEEDLKRMLNSTTAVSEDSPLLD
- a CDS encoding DUF438 domain-containing protein, coding for MTELLSNREQKKEALKALLLRIHNGEDVNSLKEEFRAVLSSISPLEIPIIEQELVKEGVSAKDIAKMCDLHVELFREAVKGTDEVEEKELPEGHPLWVRYMENREILKDAEMLNLYARTLATTRDERMREEILGVLEEIVGNLRKVGFTHYNRDEMLTFPYIERRGLTAIATVLWTKHDEIRFMLKHLYGLLARREEMPWEEFVERFKAKAGEASFALSDMVFRENNIYYPTLKALLSDGEWKAVRMQDDEIGYYKVNPPEWDPGEDVKPLQPWQINPELSAEELLSLPREVQQALKGQPLEFDKGQLRREGDIDLGTGFVSVEELKAIFEALPVDVTFIDRDDRVRFFSPGERIFTRTPSILGRPVQLCHPPKSVHIVNKILRAFKEGRKREATFWLRLGPKYVYIKYVPLFDRNGNYLGTLEITMDIGEYKRIEGEKRLLDWRD
- a CDS encoding Lrp/AsnC family transcriptional regulator; the protein is MAEIERLDELDRAILHILQEDGRASYSEIARRLKVPESTVRLRVKKLVERGVIRKFAALINPFKAGYSIVAFIAVDVEPSKIKEAVEKLKELPEVDVLGIATGAHDILMQVTVKDLHELEDFLVEKLGSIDGIKSTETSILTSVKKWGYARVF
- a CDS encoding leucine/methionine racemase, with product MLLPPKDEVIQGYSRYISRASHVTYWPVVPYKAQNALVWDVEGREYIDFLSDAAVQNVGHNNPRVVEAVKKTAERLLHFTFIYGFPVEPYLLARRLSELAPVENAKVAFGLSGSDANDGAIKFARAYTGRRVVIGYLRSYYGSTYGAMSVTGLDFEVRSKVGQLSDVHFIPYPNCYRCPFGKEPGKCRMECLEYLKEKFEGEVHAEGVAVLLAEPIQGDAGMVVPPEGYFRKLKRLLDEHGILLGVDEVQSGLGRTGRWFAIEHFGVEPDIITLAKPLGGGLPISAVIGRDEIMDSIPPLGHAFTLCGNPVASAAALAVIEEIEERNLLQRAERLGKKAKDRLERMRKRHELIGDVRGLGLMLGVDLVKDRETKERAYDEAKKVVWRAYELGLIVAFLQGNVLRIQPPLTIEEELLEEGLDRLEEAIEDVEDGRVSDEVLEKVQGW
- the nuoI gene encoding NADH-quinone oxidoreductase subunit NuoI; its protein translation is MPARVVGEEKVKIKKSFVKPWLGLKYLFKKPVTIKIPEERIEPAPKYRGFHTLDWKKCVGCNFCGQICPARAIEMTWLEVDGKMEKRPHPKVDYGRCTFCQFCVDVCPTGALGFTEAYYLSTGGSEEDLELFNWVPIHPDKVRELNEMYGDYRFPVVKIEKLGDGTYRYHLRDGEVFEFKILGYGIRPPKKPTPAKPTAKATAKKETAKPAEKKESKPAEKKEEKAEKAEKKE